Proteins co-encoded in one Papaver somniferum cultivar HN1 chromosome 5, ASM357369v1, whole genome shotgun sequence genomic window:
- the LOC113282422 gene encoding 50S ribosomal protein L12, chloroplastic-like: protein MASTLSAITLRTPALTSAFPTSSSSTFPQQTPDFPSRNSKLSRKATFLPPINAVASEKIEKIGTELKNLTLEEARGLVDWLQEELGVSAAAFAPAAVAVAPGAGAEAPAVVEEKTEFDVVIDEVPSSARISTIKAVRALTSLALKEAKELIEGLPKKFKEAVSKEEADDAKKQLEEAGAKVSIV, encoded by the coding sequence ATGGCTTCCACTCTTTCGGCTATCACTCTTCGCACTCCTGCACTAACCTCTGCTTTTCCTACATCCTCATCTTCGACGTTTCCCCAACAAACACCAGATTTCCCTTCCCGAAACTCCAAATTGTCCCGGAAAGCCACATTTCTACCACCAATCAATGCTGTGGCCTCAGAGAAGATTGAAAAGATAGGGACTGAACTCAAAAACCTGACCTTAGAAGAAGCTCGCGGACTTGTAGATTGGTTACAAGAGGAACTTGGTGTTTCTGCAGCTGCATTTGCTCCTGCTGCCGTCGCCGTAGCTCCTGGAGCTGGAGCTGAGGCACCAGCTGTTGTTGAGGAGAAAACTGAGTTTGATGTGGTTATTGACGAAGTTCCAAGTAGTGCAAGGATTTCTACAATTAAAGCTGTTAGAGCATTAACAAGTTTGGCATTGAAAGAAGCTAAGGAATTGATTGAAGGACTTCCTAAGAAATTCAAAGAAGCCGTGTCAAAAGAAGAAGCTGACGATGCTAAAAAACAGCTTGAAGAAGCCGGAGCTAAGGTTTCCATTGTTTAG